A DNA window from Macadamia integrifolia cultivar HAES 741 chromosome 4, SCU_Mint_v3, whole genome shotgun sequence contains the following coding sequences:
- the LOC122075954 gene encoding uridine kinase-like protein 3 — protein sequence MDSELSNHIHAPVSNGSEDQAPESNGSEAQVRHKQPFVIGVAGGTASGKTTVCDMIIAQLRDQRVVLVSQDSFYHVLDEEKLKQVNEYNFDHPNAFDTELLLSCMETLKCGKAVNIPIYDYKSHKNHMVPARQVNPSDVIILEGILVLHDPRVRDLMNMKIFVDTDSDVRLARRIQRDTVERGRDIQSVLDQYAKFVKPGFDDFILPSKKYADIIIPRGGENDVAVDLIVQHIRTKLGQHDLCKIYPNVFVINSTFQIRGMHTLIRDVQTRKHDFVFYADRLIRLVVEHGLGYLPFTEKQITTPTGSIYTGVTFCRRLCGVSVIRSGESMENALRACCKGIKIGKILIHRERNSGRQLIYEKLPEDISSHHVLLLDPVLASGNSAVKAISLLVSKGVPESNIIFLNLIASPEGIHVVCQKFPTLKIVTSEIDVSLNTDLRVIPGMGEFGDRYFGTD from the exons ATGGATTCTGAGTTGAGCAATCACATTCATGCGCCTGTATCAAATGGATCGGAAGATCAAGCGCCTGAATCGAATGGATCGGAAGCTCAAGTCCGACATAAGCAACCTTTTGTGATTG GTGTTGCTGGTGGTACTGCATCAGGCAAGACAACTGTTTGTGATATGATTATTGCTCAGCTCCGTGATCAAAGAGTTGTTCTTGTGAGTCAA GATTCATTTTACCATGTGCTGGATGAGGAAAAACTGAAACAAGTTAATGAATATAACTTTGACCATCCTA ATGCCTTTGACACAGAACTTCTGCTCTCTTGCATGGAGACGCTGAAATGTGGAAAGGCAGTTAATATACCAATCTATGACTACAAGAGTCACAAGAACCATATGGTGCCAGCACGCCAG GTGAACCCCTCAGACGTCATTATATTAGAAGGAATTCTAGTTCTTCATGATCCTCGAGTTCGTGATCTTATGAATATGAAGATCTTCGTGGATACAG ATTCTGATGTGCGGTTGGCAAGGAGAATACAGCGGGATACTGTTGAGAGAGGCAGAGACATTCAGTCTGTTCTTGACCAA TATGCCAAATTTGTGAAGCCTGGTTTTGATGACTTTATACTTCCATCAAAGAAATATGCGGATATAATCATCCCCAGAGGAGGAGAGAATGATGTTGCAGTTGACTTGATTGTGCAACATATCCGTACAAAACTTGGTCAACATGATCTATGTAAAATATACCCCAATGTTTTCGTTATTAATTCGACATTCCAG ATACGTGGCATGCATACACTTATACGTGACGTTCAAACAAGAAAACATGACTTCGTCTTTTATGCAGATCGCCTGATACGCTTG GTTGTGGAGCATGGTCTAGGTTACCTTCCATTTACAGAAAAACAGATCACCACTCCAACAG GGTCTATCTATACCGGAGTCACATTTTGCAGAAGGCTATGTGGGGTCTCAGTAATTAGAAG TGGGGAAAGCATGGAGAATGCATTGAGAGCATGTTGTAAGGGGATTAAAATCGGTAAAATCCTTATCCATAGAGAGCGGAACAGTGGCCGCCAG CTTATCTATGAGAAGCTACCAGAGGACATTTCAAGCCATCATGTTCTCTTGCTTGACCCAGTTCTCGCTTCAG GAAACTCTGCTGTCAAAGCTATCTCTCTTCTGGTTAGCAAGGGTGTGCCGGAGTCCAACATCATCTTTCTTAATCTTATAGCA TCTCCTGAAGGAATACATGTTGTTTGTCAGAAATTTCCTACACTGAAGATTGTGACATCAGAGATTGATGTCTCACTAAACACAGATTTACGTGTGATTCCTGGTATGGGGGAGTTTGGGGATCGTTACTTTGGGACTGATTAG